The following coding sequences are from one Maridesulfovibrio bastinii DSM 16055 window:
- a CDS encoding cobyrinate a,c-diamide synthase — MNFPRIVLAGLSGGTGKTIVTLGICRALRNKGLAVKPFKKGPDYIDARWLGLAAGESASNLDPHLMPAEKLPLLMYEKGKNFDISVIEGNRGLFDGKDVEGSCSTAELARIIAAPVILAIDCTKMTRTVAAIVSGCRNFESGFNLAGVILNRTAGERHRSILRRSIEEYTDVPVLGMLPKLSKNPIPERHMGLVSNTEYARQDSSLETLGRMAEECIDLDRLTEIAGSAGSLEVPELQLWPENCVCGNERPVIGVVRDEAFWFYYDENLEALEHAGAEVRELSLLSDEDWPELHGLYLGGGFPETMADKLSANVAARKRVKSLADSGLPVFAECGGFMYLGESVEYKGQSYPMSGVLPISTKLCLKPQGLGYTCGVVEADNLFFKTGTEICGHEFHYSLCVNEQETDFSYALSLKRGKGTFLGRDGIVKDNVYAGYNHIHALGNPQWAENFVTAAEKFKNRS, encoded by the coding sequence ATGAATTTTCCCCGCATAGTACTTGCCGGATTGAGCGGCGGAACCGGTAAGACAATTGTCACCCTCGGTATCTGCAGGGCTTTGCGCAATAAAGGTCTGGCTGTTAAGCCCTTTAAAAAGGGACCTGACTATATTGATGCCCGCTGGCTTGGGCTTGCCGCCGGAGAATCTGCTTCCAACCTTGATCCACACCTGATGCCCGCTGAAAAGCTGCCTCTGCTGATGTACGAAAAAGGTAAAAATTTCGATATCTCAGTTATAGAAGGTAACAGAGGCCTTTTTGACGGCAAAGATGTTGAAGGTTCCTGTTCCACAGCCGAGCTTGCGCGCATTATCGCTGCACCGGTTATTCTTGCCATTGACTGCACTAAAATGACCAGAACCGTAGCCGCGATTGTTTCCGGTTGCAGAAATTTTGAGAGTGGTTTCAATCTTGCCGGGGTAATATTGAACAGGACTGCCGGAGAAAGGCACCGCTCAATTTTAAGACGGAGCATAGAAGAATATACGGATGTTCCTGTGCTCGGTATGCTGCCCAAGCTTTCGAAAAATCCTATTCCCGAAAGACACATGGGGCTTGTCTCAAATACTGAATACGCCAGACAGGATTCTTCGCTGGAAACGCTTGGAAGGATGGCTGAAGAGTGTATTGATCTTGACCGGCTTACAGAAATAGCTGGTTCGGCAGGCAGTCTTGAGGTCCCGGAACTTCAACTTTGGCCTGAGAATTGTGTTTGCGGGAATGAGCGTCCGGTCATAGGTGTGGTTCGCGATGAGGCTTTCTGGTTTTACTATGATGAAAATCTGGAAGCTCTGGAACATGCCGGAGCTGAGGTCAGGGAACTTTCACTCCTGAGTGATGAAGATTGGCCGGAACTTCACGGACTGTATCTTGGTGGTGGATTTCCAGAAACAATGGCTGATAAGCTTTCAGCAAATGTTGCAGCCCGTAAAAGGGTGAAGTCTCTTGCCGATTCGGGACTGCCTGTTTTTGCTGAGTGCGGCGGATTTATGTATCTCGGTGAAAGTGTGGAATATAAGGGGCAGTCTTACCCCATGTCAGGTGTCCTGCCCATCAGTACAAAGCTCTGCCTCAAACCGCAGGGTCTTGGATACACCTGTGGCGTTGTCGAGGCTGATAATCTTTTTTTCAAAACCGGCACGGAGATATGCGGACATGAATTTCATTATTCGCTGTGCGTAAATGAGCAGGAAACTGATTTTTCATACGCTTTATCCCTTAAGCGGGGTAAGGGTACTTTCTTAGGAAGAGATGGAATTGTAAAAGACAATGTCTACGCCGGATATAACCATATCCATGCACTTGGTAACCCGCAATGGGCAGAAAATTTCGTAACTGCTGCTGAAAAGTTTAAAAACCGTTCCTAA
- a CDS encoding sodium-dependent transporter codes for MSETTKRSTGQHQVKRDSFTSSLGMMAATLGSAVGLGNIWKFPSMTGTNGGATFLFVYLACTIVVGLPVMISEIMLGRTVKANAITTFNKLSPKKQPWGLVGVAGVVAAFLILCFYTEVAGWVFAYIFKGISGSILTTDPKVASDMFGQLISNPLMSLVWQWIVLVLISFIVTFGVSKGIEKVTTKLMPILFCLLVIVGIRSMTLPGASEGLKFLFAPDFSKISGTVILMAMGLAFFKLSIGMGTMMTYGSYCRDDQNVPMTATKVMLADLMVSLLAGIAIFPAVFAYGFDVTAGPSLLFVTIPAVFASMPFGYLFAIIFFVLAAIASTGAMLSLFEVPVAYLSETKQMSRKGAVITTALGIVILGAPAALSHSLTADVTIFGKTFFDLFDFLSSNIFMPAGGLCICIFTGWVFGKDRIREQLSNIGKLNNGGIISLFTVLVKYVSPILVALVLLNMLNVF; via the coding sequence ATGAGTGAAACAACTAAAAGATCTACCGGGCAGCATCAGGTGAAGAGAGATTCTTTTACCTCCAGTCTGGGTATGATGGCAGCTACACTGGGTTCGGCAGTCGGGCTTGGAAACATCTGGAAATTCCCGTCCATGACCGGAACCAACGGTGGAGCTACTTTTCTTTTTGTATATCTGGCCTGCACTATAGTCGTCGGACTTCCGGTTATGATCTCGGAGATCATGCTGGGCCGCACAGTAAAGGCCAATGCAATAACAACCTTCAACAAACTCTCTCCCAAAAAGCAGCCGTGGGGGCTTGTGGGAGTAGCCGGAGTAGTAGCGGCGTTCCTCATACTGTGTTTCTATACGGAAGTAGCAGGATGGGTCTTTGCCTACATATTTAAAGGAATTTCAGGCAGTATCCTCACAACCGATCCTAAAGTCGCATCGGATATGTTTGGCCAGCTGATATCAAATCCGCTCATGTCGCTGGTATGGCAGTGGATAGTTCTCGTCCTGATCAGCTTTATTGTAACTTTCGGAGTTTCAAAAGGTATTGAAAAAGTTACCACCAAACTTATGCCGATACTCTTCTGTCTGCTCGTAATAGTCGGAATACGCAGCATGACACTTCCCGGTGCTTCGGAAGGATTGAAATTTCTTTTCGCACCTGATTTTTCCAAAATATCAGGAACCGTTATCCTCATGGCTATGGGGCTGGCTTTCTTCAAACTTTCCATAGGCATGGGAACAATGATGACCTACGGTTCATACTGCCGTGATGATCAGAATGTGCCTATGACAGCAACAAAGGTTATGCTCGCAGACCTGATGGTTTCACTTCTTGCAGGTATTGCGATCTTCCCGGCTGTCTTTGCCTACGGTTTTGATGTAACTGCCGGACCTTCCCTTTTATTCGTAACGATTCCGGCAGTATTCGCATCCATGCCTTTCGGATACCTCTTTGCCATAATATTCTTTGTGCTTGCAGCAATTGCTTCAACCGGAGCGATGCTTTCACTTTTTGAAGTTCCGGTAGCCTACCTTTCGGAAACAAAACAAATGTCCAGAAAAGGTGCGGTAATAACCACAGCACTTGGAATTGTAATTCTCGGAGCACCTGCCGCTCTTTCACACAGCCTTACTGCAGATGTTACCATCTTCGGTAAAACTTTCTTTGATCTTTTCGATTTCCTCTCATCCAACATATTCATGCCCGCAGGAGGACTTTGTATATGTATCTTTACAGGATGGGTATTCGGAAAAGACAGAATCAGAGAACAGCTCAGCAACATTGGCAAACTCAATAACGGTGGCATAATCAGCCTGTTCACAGTGCTGGTTAAATATGTCAGCCCTATTCTGGTTGCCCTTGTTCTGCTTAATATGCTTAATGTCTTTTAA
- the lgt gene encoding prolipoprotein diacylglyceryl transferase produces MIVLPRFDPIAFQIGPLKANWYGLMYMVGFTIAWLLGRYRAAKPTNSWTLRQVDDLITWLVVGLVLGARIGYVVVYEPWYFMAHPLDIVAIWKGGMSFHGGAVGVAIVAWRFAKSTGRTTLDVGDFLTPLAPLGLLCGRIGNFINGELWGRPTDMPWGMVFPSVRAGMIPRHPSQLYEGALEGLLLFIILWVWSSKPRARGTTTGLFLIGYGCFRAFVEFFRQPDPQLGFIAFGWLTMGQLLCLPMILIGLALFLWGRRLKA; encoded by the coding sequence ATGATAGTACTGCCCAGATTTGATCCCATAGCTTTTCAAATAGGACCTCTCAAGGCCAACTGGTATGGTCTGATGTATATGGTCGGTTTTACCATTGCATGGCTTCTTGGAAGATATAGAGCTGCAAAACCAACCAACAGCTGGACTCTGCGTCAGGTCGACGATCTTATCACATGGCTTGTGGTCGGATTGGTTCTGGGAGCCAGAATAGGATATGTGGTGGTTTATGAACCATGGTATTTTATGGCGCATCCACTTGATATTGTTGCCATATGGAAAGGTGGGATGTCCTTTCATGGCGGAGCTGTCGGTGTGGCTATTGTGGCCTGGAGATTTGCAAAATCCACAGGCAGAACAACTCTTGATGTAGGTGATTTTCTTACTCCGCTGGCTCCTCTGGGTCTTCTATGCGGAAGAATAGGTAATTTCATCAACGGCGAGCTTTGGGGCAGACCGACTGATATGCCGTGGGGAATGGTCTTTCCCAGTGTCCGTGCCGGAATGATCCCCCGCCATCCTTCACAATTATATGAAGGTGCGCTTGAAGGACTCCTCCTTTTTATTATTTTGTGGGTCTGGTCGTCCAAACCGCGCGCAAGAGGAACAACCACCGGTCTTTTCCTGATCGGCTATGGTTGTTTCAGGGCTTTCGTTGAATTTTTCCGGCAGCCGGACCCCCAGCTCGGTTTTATCGCTTTCGGCTGGCTGACTATGGGGCAGTTGCTGTGTCTGCCAATGATACTCATCGGTCTGGCTCTGTTTCTCTGGGGCCGAAGATTGAAAGCATAA